TTTTCAGCTTTTTTGCGATCTCTCTTATCATATAACTCGGAAGCACACCATCATTTTCTTCTTGTACTTCGCGCAAGAGTGCGATCAGCGCATCTTGACTTTGCGGCGCACCATCGTTTCGATAATATTCGATTGCTTCATTTAAATCCCATTTTTTCATATTTATTTTCCTTTTCTTTTCAAATAGTTTATATTACATTCATTTTGCACCTTTATTATCCTATCATATTATTCCTACAGATACTATTCTTTTTATACAACAGAAAAGAGACAGCTTTCGCTGCCCCTTCTCTGTTTTCACACAATAATTAAGTTGCGATTAGTCTGCTACTTTTTGTTTCGATGCAATAATAGCTTCTGCTACTTTATGCGGAACTTCTTCATAGTGGGAGAATTCCATATCAAAGCTGCCTCTGCCTTGTGTCAAGGAACGAAGTTCTACTGCATAGCGGAACATTTCACCTTGCGGTACCTGTGCTTTTACGACACCTTGTTTATTGTCCAAGCTATCCATACCGAGAATGCGACCACGTTTACCGTTGATATCGCCGATGATATCGCCCATGAACGATTCCGGCATATAAACTTCGAGATTGTAGATTGGTTCGAGGAGGATCGGGCTTGCCTGCATAACACCTTTTTTGATTGCAAGACCGGCTGCTGTTTTGAACGCCATTTCCGAGGAGTCTACGTTATGGTACGAACCGTCAAAGAGGGTTACTTTAACGTCTACCATCGGATAGCCTGCCAAGATACCACCTTTGAGCGTATCTTTAACACCTTTTTCTACTGCCGGGATATATTGACGCGGTACTGCGCCACCGAAGATGGAGTCAACGAATTCGAAGCCTTCACCTGTCGGAAGCGGTTCAATTTCGAGCCATACATGACCGAACTGACCATGACCACCGGATTGTTTTTTATGTTTACCTTCGACTTTAGCCGAACCACGGATCGTTTCACGATAAGCAACTTTCGGATTATCGAGAACAACTTCAAGACCGAATTTGCGGAGCATACGTTCTCTCATGATTTCAAGATGCATTTCGCCCATACCCGTTACAAGAAGCTGACCTGTTTCTTCGCATTTTGTTGCTTTGATCGTCGGGTCTTCGTCCATGATACGAGCAAGTGCTGTACCGATCTTGTCTTCGTCGCCTTTGTTTTTCGGTGCAATATACATCGTGAACATCGGTTTCGGATATGTCAAGCGATCATATACGATCGGATGATGTTTGTCACAGATCGTATCACCACTGTTCGTTTCCTGCAATTTTGCAATAACAACGATATCGCCCGCATGAGCTACTTTCAATACTTCCTGTTGTTTACCGCGAAGCGAAAGGAGGTTACCGATACGTTCGGATTTATCTTTCGATGCATTGTAGATCGTGCTGTCTGCTGCAAGCGAACCGGAGAGAATACGGAGGAAGCTCAAACGACCAACGAACGGGTCAGCCGTCGTTTTAAATACGATTGCCGAGAACGGATCGCCCACTTTACGCGATGCCATGTCTTCAGTAGTCGGATCGATACCAATATATTCTTTGTCTGTCGGAGACGGAATGTATTCATGGATCGCATCAAGAAGCTGTGCAACACCAATATTTTTCGTAGCCGAACCACAGAGTACCGGGAAGAGCGTTACTGCTTTTACACCGTCGATGAGACCTTGCATGATCTCTTCATCCGTCAGTTCTTCACCTTCGAGATATTTTGCCAAAAGATCATCGTTCGATTCTGCAATACCTTCTATCATCATCTGACGAGCGATTTCTGCATCTTCAGCCATATCTTCCGGAATATCGGTTTCTTCATATTTGTTGATGTCTTGGTAAACGATCGCTTTCATTTTCAGGAGATCGACTACGCCGCAGAACGAATCTTCTGTACCGATCGGCAACTGAAGCGGAACTGCGTTCGCATTGAATTTACTTTTTACTTGTTCAACAACTAAGTTAAAGTCAACATTTTCACGGTCCATTTTGTTGACGAAAATAAGGCGCGGAAGTTTTGCTTCGTCTGCATAACGCCATACACGTTCTGTTTCAACTTCAACCCCTGCCGTTGCGCACAATACGACAAGCGCACTGTCTACTGCACGAACTGCACCTTTTACTTCTGCCAAGAAATCTACGAAACCGGGCGTATCAATAAAGTTGATTTTCGTATCCAACCATTCGCACGGTGCCATCGTAGAGCCAATCGTAATTTTACGACGAATTTCTTCCGGTTCATAGTCCGTCGTTGCACTACCTTCTACAACTTTACCGAGACGTGTAACCATACCTGCACTATACAGCAAAGCCTCCGTCAAAGACGTTTTACCGGCTTTGCCGTGAGCCACAATGCCAACGTTTCTTAAATTTTCACTCGTATACTCTTTCATTTTAGTTTCCTCCCTGTTTCGCGTGATATATTATAAATCATAACGAATAATTATATTTTTCACTATTCTCTGAAAATAACATGAATTCCTGCTTTTTTCCAAAAATTTTTCATAATAAATAAAAAAGAAACCATAGGATAAGCATCCCATGGTTAATCTTTGAGTAAGAGCGTCTGAAACGGAGGACTTCCGTCAAGAATTCCGATCGCATACAACGTATAAGCACCTGCTCCGATATTCGTGCTTCTCATCGTATAAAATGGCGTTTGCGACCCGCATGGTAAAAGTTCTATCGTATATGCTCCCGTATATAATCCGATCGTTGAAGTTACGTTCCAATACGGCACACATGTGAATACCTTTTGCCCATTGAGTTTTACATCGATCGCTGTATTGTTTGGTGATAGATGCGCGAATCGGAAGATCGCCATTTGTGTTGGGATCTCCATTCTCTGGATCGATATGCTCTGAAGGCCGATCGACGGCATCACACCACCCAACGCAGCTGTATAGACACTCCCTCGATTGATGGGAAGTTGTGTCTGCAATATTGGGTTGCCCTTAGTATTTGCTTGATAGACAACAACACGATGATTAAGATTGACATTCGATGTGATAGTCGCGTAATTCGATGCCATACCATACGCAAGATTACTCGCCACAAGCGTACCATTCAAATAAACATCAACATTCGGTCCGCCCGCGATCACATTCAAGAAACGTACATAAGAAGTATTGATCCCCTGCTGTACTTGTGGGATCGGCTGAATAACAAGCGGTGGTTTCGGCGGCTGATACGGATGATAATGGACATGATACGGTGGTCTGGGAGAATTGGTATTGTGCGTATTGTATTGCGGTGGTCTGGGTGGCCGTGGCGGTCTGGGTGGCCGCGGTGGTCTGGGCGGTTGGTTCTGTCCATTCTGCTGTGGTGGACGCGGTTCTTGATTATTACTT
This genomic window from Selenomonadales bacterium contains:
- the fusA gene encoding elongation factor G yields the protein MKEYTSENLRNVGIVAHGKAGKTSLTEALLYSAGMVTRLGKVVEGSATTDYEPEEIRRKITIGSTMAPCEWLDTKINFIDTPGFVDFLAEVKGAVRAVDSALVVLCATAGVEVETERVWRYADEAKLPRLIFVNKMDRENVDFNLVVEQVKSKFNANAVPLQLPIGTEDSFCGVVDLLKMKAIVYQDINKYEETDIPEDMAEDAEIARQMMIEGIAESNDDLLAKYLEGEELTDEEIMQGLIDGVKAVTLFPVLCGSATKNIGVAQLLDAIHEYIPSPTDKEYIGIDPTTEDMASRKVGDPFSAIVFKTTADPFVGRLSFLRILSGSLAADSTIYNASKDKSERIGNLLSLRGKQQEVLKVAHAGDIVVIAKLQETNSGDTICDKHHPIVYDRLTYPKPMFTMYIAPKNKGDEDKIGTALARIMDEDPTIKATKCEETGQLLVTGMGEMHLEIMRERMLRKFGLEVVLDNPKVAYRETIRGSAKVEGKHKKQSGGHGQFGHVWLEIEPLPTGEGFEFVDSIFGGAVPRQYIPAVEKGVKDTLKGGILAGYPMVDVKVTLFDGSYHNVDSSEMAFKTAAGLAIKKGVMQASPILLEPIYNLEVYMPESFMGDIIGDINGKRGRILGMDSLDNKQGVVKAQVPQGEMFRYAVELRSLTQGRGSFDMEFSHYEEVPHKVAEAIIASKQKVAD
- a CDS encoding DUF4397 domain-containing protein, which codes for MNKEEVFRKNTPDTAPIPPNQGKPQPPAQNGQNQEPRPPQQNGQNQPPGPPSNNQEPRPPQQNGQNQPPRPPRPPRPPRPPRPPQYNTHNTNSPRPPYHVHYHPYQPPKPPLVIQPIPQVQQGINTSYVRFLNVIAGGPNVDVYLNGTLVASNLAYGMASNYATITSNVNLNHRVVVYQANTKGNPILQTQLPINRGSVYTAALGGVMPSIGLQSISIQRMEIPTQMAIFRFAHLSPNNTAIDVKLNGQKVFTCVPYWNVTSTIGLYTGAYTIELLPCGSQTPFYTMRSTNIGAGAYTLYAIGILDGSPPFQTLLLKD